From one Burkholderiales bacterium genomic stretch:
- a CDS encoding MFS transporter has translation MISLQRYQQLVRAHYVGDAILSSIIGRMPMSITGLALLLFIQSKTRSFALAGMISALYVLGLGLLAPILGRLIDRLGPKPVLSVSAVTYPVALIALVLLVAQSAPSLWVAACSVVAGAAMPPITVCMRALYPQLLKDENLVQAAYSLDSALIETIFILGPNLVAVFVAAHLTQGAVLFAAGCAALGSIVFLRSRAIKFWTLHGPGSSRDLLGPLHNPRLLALFMATCLYSAAFGLFEVGVTGFATYRGTPAAAGTILGLASVGSALGVFVYGSHNWTAPVTRQLLLALAAMAGGILMVIPVNNLYAFAVIAVIGCAPMSVVLAATSTLISRLASRAMIAESFTWMATCLLVGISAGTAAGGVMVEHFSATPVFVSAAATTALAGLVTGLKLSARSMLPANEKI, from the coding sequence ATGATTTCACTGCAGCGCTATCAACAGCTTGTTCGCGCGCACTACGTTGGCGATGCGATTTTATCCTCAATAATCGGGCGGATGCCCATGAGCATTACCGGTCTGGCGCTTCTCCTTTTCATTCAGTCAAAAACGCGCTCGTTTGCTTTGGCGGGAATGATAAGCGCGCTTTATGTTCTGGGACTGGGGCTGCTCGCACCAATTCTTGGCCGCTTGATTGACCGCTTGGGGCCGAAGCCGGTATTAAGCGTGAGCGCGGTGACGTATCCGGTCGCGCTCATTGCGCTGGTGCTGCTCGTTGCTCAATCCGCGCCCTCATTATGGGTCGCGGCGTGTTCAGTTGTTGCGGGCGCGGCCATGCCGCCGATTACGGTATGTATGCGCGCGCTTTATCCGCAGTTACTCAAAGACGAGAACCTAGTGCAAGCCGCTTATTCGCTGGACTCGGCATTGATCGAGACGATATTTATCCTCGGCCCAAACTTGGTTGCCGTCTTTGTGGCAGCGCACTTAACTCAGGGTGCCGTATTGTTTGCAGCGGGGTGCGCTGCGCTGGGCAGCATTGTCTTCTTGCGCTCGCGGGCGATCAAATTCTGGACGCTGCACGGGCCCGGTTCAAGTCGCGACCTGCTCGGCCCGCTGCATAATCCGAGGCTGCTGGCTTTGTTCATGGCCACATGTCTGTATTCAGCGGCATTCGGGTTGTTCGAGGTCGGGGTTACGGGCTTTGCGACCTACCGGGGCACGCCCGCAGCGGCGGGCACAATATTGGGCTTGGCAAGCGTAGGCAGCGCGCTTGGCGTTTTCGTCTATGGCAGCCACAATTGGACCGCTCCAGTGACCCGGCAGTTGCTGCTGGCACTTGCGGCCATGGCCGGAGGTATTTTAATGGTGATTCCGGTAAATAATCTGTACGCGTTCGCGGTAATTGCTGTGATCGGCTGTGCTCCGATGTCGGTGGTGTTGGCGGCAACGTCAACGTTGATCTCAAGGCTGGCATCGCGCGCGATGATCGCTGAAAGCTTTACCTGGATGGCGACATGCTTGCTTGTCGGCATCAGCGCCGGTACCGCAGCGGGCGGTGTCATGGTCGAACATTTTTCGGCGACACCGGTGTTCGTTTCCGCCGCGGCGACGACGGCGTTGGCAGGATTAGTAACCGGACTGAAGCTAAGCGCGAGGTCAATGCTGCCCGCGAACGAGAAGATATAA
- a CDS encoding glutaredoxin family protein produces MLEISFAGWMATPQCTIRIGHQHRQQTIFRKKTLGANVIKGNPSYQMEQATKNFPVMLYVTDCGADCSKARRLLHERRVLYSEKNPTKQRETADALKKIAADLLVPVPVVGNSQTLKGFDENAWNNALDAVGYPKIPVPAPAPSAAATKFAATILVPPSMSATPAATKSNYSF; encoded by the coding sequence TTGCTGGAGATCTCTTTCGCTGGCTGGATGGCGACGCCACAGTGCACTATTCGGATCGGCCACCAACACCGTCAGCAAACGATATTCAGGAAAAAAACACTGGGTGCCAATGTGATTAAAGGTAACCCATCGTACCAGATGGAACAAGCTACTAAGAATTTTCCCGTAATGCTTTATGTCACAGATTGCGGGGCTGATTGCAGTAAGGCGCGGCGCCTGTTGCATGAGCGCCGCGTGCTGTATAGCGAAAAAAACCCAACCAAGCAGCGCGAAACTGCGGACGCTTTAAAAAAAATCGCCGCAGATCTCCTGGTCCCGGTACCGGTAGTGGGCAATTCGCAGACTCTTAAAGGCTTCGACGAAAATGCCTGGAATAACGCTCTGGATGCCGTCGGCTACCCCAAAATTCCTGTTCCCGCCCCCGCGCCATCCGCGGCGGCAACAAAATTCGCCGCGACAATACTCGTACCACCAAGCATGTCGGCCACTCCTGCCGCGACAAAATCAAATTACTCGTTTTAA
- the xth gene encoding exodeoxyribonuclease III, with protein sequence MRLAAWNVNSLKIRLPQVVGWLSANQPDVLCLQETKVEDDMFPLAEIELAGYCAVFSGQKTYNGVAILSKQQAKEATREIPEFNDTQRRVLAATIENMRVICVYAPNGQSVDSDKYRYKLEWFAAVNKWLKAELAQYPKLAVLGDLNVAPEDRDVHDPQAWEGNVLVSPKERQAFGEMLKLGLKDSFRLFEQPENSFSWWDYRLSAFRRNLGLRIDHILLSSELAPCCKSSTIDTGPRRAERPSDHAPVVAEIQAGP encoded by the coding sequence ATGCGGCTTGCGGCCTGGAACGTCAACTCACTTAAGATCCGACTGCCGCAAGTCGTGGGCTGGCTTTCGGCCAATCAGCCCGACGTGCTGTGTCTGCAGGAAACCAAGGTCGAAGACGACATGTTCCCGTTGGCAGAAATCGAATTGGCGGGATATTGCGCCGTATTTTCGGGCCAAAAAACCTACAACGGTGTCGCAATCCTAAGCAAACAGCAAGCAAAGGAGGCCACCCGCGAAATACCTGAGTTCAATGACACACAGCGGCGCGTGCTCGCCGCCACGATTGAAAATATGCGGGTGATTTGCGTTTACGCGCCGAATGGTCAAAGCGTCGATTCGGATAAGTACCGCTACAAACTGGAATGGTTTGCGGCGGTCAACAAATGGCTAAAAGCCGAACTCGCGCAATATCCGAAACTCGCCGTACTGGGCGATCTGAACGTCGCGCCGGAAGATCGGGATGTCCATGACCCACAAGCCTGGGAAGGGAATGTTTTGGTCAGTCCTAAGGAACGGCAGGCTTTCGGCGAAATGCTCAAGCTGGGCTTGAAAGATAGTTTCCGCCTTTTTGAGCAACCGGAGAACTCGTTTAGCTGGTGGGATTACCGGCTGAGCGCCTTCCGGCGTAATTTGGGGTTGCGCATCGATCATATTCTGCTGAGTAGCGAATTGGCCCCGTGCTGCAAATCAAGCACGATCGACACCGGGCCGCGGCGAGCTGAGCGCCCCTCCGACCACGCGCCGGTAGTCGCGGAAATTCAAGCGGGTCCTTAA
- the glnA gene encoding type I glutamate--ammonia ligase — MASPADVFKIIKEKEVKFVDLRFTDTRGKEQHVTVPVKAFTELKFTDGHYFDGSSIAGWRSIESSDMVLMPDPETARMDPFTDEAVLNITCDVIEPAEGKGYDRDPRSIAKRAEAYLKSTGIADTAYFGPEPEFFIFDSVTWNVDMSGCFVKIKSEEAPWSSGEEFEGGNTGHRAPIKGGYFPVPPTDSLHDIRNAMVLALEEQGVECEVHHHEVAAAGQNEMGTKYQPLVKRADWMQILKYTVWNVAHSYGKTATFMPKPIVGDNGSGMHVHQSLAKDGKNLFIGNGYAGLSELALYYIGGIIKHARALNAITNPGTNSYKRLVPGFEAPINLAYSSRNRSAAVRVPLVPNPKARRIEVRFPDPTTNPYLAFSAMMLAGLDGIQKKIHPGDPIDKNLYDLPPEEMKKITHPCASLDEALDCLNKDRDFLTRGGVFSNDMLDAYVTLKMEEVTRFRMTTHPVEFDMYYGL, encoded by the coding sequence ATGGCGTCGCCCGCTGATGTATTCAAAATAATCAAGGAAAAAGAGGTCAAGTTTGTGGATCTGCGCTTTACGGACACGCGCGGCAAGGAACAACATGTCACGGTGCCGGTGAAGGCTTTTACCGAGCTCAAGTTTACCGACGGTCATTATTTCGACGGTTCGTCTATTGCCGGGTGGAGAAGCATTGAATCCTCCGACATGGTACTTATGCCTGATCCCGAGACTGCGCGCATGGATCCATTCACTGACGAGGCGGTTCTCAACATCACCTGCGACGTGATCGAGCCTGCGGAGGGCAAAGGCTACGACCGCGACCCCCGTTCGATTGCCAAGCGCGCCGAGGCCTATCTCAAGTCGACGGGTATCGCTGACACCGCCTACTTCGGTCCCGAGCCTGAATTCTTTATCTTTGATTCAGTGACCTGGAACGTGGACATGTCCGGCTGTTTCGTTAAAATCAAATCTGAGGAAGCGCCGTGGTCTTCTGGCGAGGAGTTTGAAGGCGGAAACACGGGACACCGTGCTCCGATAAAGGGCGGCTACTTTCCAGTACCGCCGACCGACAGTCTGCATGATATCCGCAATGCCATGGTGCTTGCGCTGGAAGAACAAGGTGTGGAGTGCGAGGTGCACCACCACGAAGTGGCCGCCGCTGGACAAAACGAAATGGGGACCAAATATCAGCCCTTGGTAAAGCGTGCTGATTGGATGCAAATACTCAAATACACGGTCTGGAATGTTGCCCACTCCTACGGCAAAACTGCGACATTCATGCCCAAACCCATTGTGGGCGACAACGGTTCCGGGATGCACGTACACCAATCTTTGGCGAAGGATGGCAAGAACCTTTTCATCGGCAACGGTTATGCCGGACTTTCGGAACTGGCGCTTTATTACATCGGTGGCATCATCAAGCATGCCAGGGCACTAAATGCGATTACCAACCCAGGCACCAATTCCTACAAGCGGCTGGTCCCGGGATTCGAAGCGCCGATCAATCTGGCTTATTCCTCACGCAACCGTTCCGCGGCGGTGCGCGTGCCGCTGGTTCCGAATCCGAAAGCGCGGCGCATCGAAGTGCGCTTTCCCGATCCGACAACCAATCCTTATTTGGCGTTTAGCGCCATGATGTTGGCCGGACTGGACGGCATCCAGAAAAAGATTCACCCCGGCGATCCAATCGACAAGAACCTCTACGACCTGCCCCCCGAGGAAATGAAAAAGATCACTCATCCTTGTGCATCGCTTGATGAAGCGCTGGATTGTCTCAACAAGGACCGCGATTTCTTGACGCGCGGCGGTGTATTCTCGAACGACATGCTCGACGCGTATGTCACGCTCAAAATGGAGGAGGTGACACGCTTCCGCATGACGACGCACCCGGTTGAGTTCGACATGTACTACGGCCTGTAA
- a CDS encoding TRAP transporter large permease subunit — protein sequence MANEILAGLEVFAFVALLLAGVPVGFAIAAAGILFGFLGFGHNLFSLVPLQIYGMATNYTLLAVPLFVFMGVLLEKSRIAEEMLDVMGLMAGKVPGGMAIGIIIVGILMGAATGIVGATVVTVSLLSLPTLLKRGYNKGLACGTICASGTLGQIIPPSLILILLADLVGESIGTLFAAALIPGIMLGGLYIVYILILARIKPSLAPPIPHEERSRVTRRALAKRAVKGVAPPILLIIAVLGSIMGGIAAPTEAASMGALGALLIVSFARRFNLRILRETMKSTLNVNAMIMLILFGSRTFSVTFRGLNGDDLIDRLLSSIPGGYWGTLIFLMGVLFLLGFFMEWIEICYIVLPLFLPFFLHQHTNMVWLATVICVNLQTSFLTPPFGWALFFIKGVAPPGVTTGDIYRGVIQFIVVQLIGLALVIAFPQISLWLPTAIGWIK from the coding sequence ATGGCCAATGAGATCCTGGCAGGGCTCGAGGTTTTCGCCTTTGTGGCACTGCTCCTGGCCGGCGTGCCGGTAGGGTTTGCCATCGCTGCAGCAGGAATCTTGTTCGGATTCCTGGGGTTTGGCCACAACCTGTTCAGCCTCGTGCCGCTGCAGATCTACGGGATGGCGACCAACTACACGCTGCTGGCCGTCCCGCTGTTCGTCTTCATGGGCGTACTGCTGGAGAAATCGCGGATCGCCGAGGAGATGTTGGATGTCATGGGTCTTATGGCCGGGAAAGTCCCGGGCGGGATGGCGATCGGCATCATCATCGTCGGCATCCTGATGGGAGCCGCAACGGGCATCGTCGGAGCGACGGTGGTGACGGTCAGCCTGCTCTCGCTTCCGACGCTGCTCAAGCGCGGCTACAACAAGGGCTTGGCCTGCGGCACTATCTGCGCATCCGGAACCCTGGGTCAAATCATTCCACCCAGTCTAATTCTCATCCTGCTCGCGGACTTGGTGGGGGAGTCTATCGGCACGTTGTTCGCAGCCGCTCTGATTCCTGGAATCATGCTCGGGGGCCTGTATATCGTTTACATCCTGATTCTTGCCAGAATCAAGCCGAGCCTGGCTCCGCCTATCCCGCATGAGGAGCGTTCCCGGGTCACGCGGCGCGCGCTCGCCAAGCGCGCGGTCAAGGGCGTAGCACCGCCGATTCTGCTCATTATTGCAGTGCTCGGATCCATCATGGGCGGGATTGCAGCACCCACAGAGGCCGCGTCGATGGGGGCTCTGGGCGCACTGCTCATCGTGTCGTTCGCGCGCAGGTTCAACTTGAGGATTCTCAGGGAAACCATGAAAAGCACGCTCAACGTGAACGCCATGATCATGCTGATCCTGTTCGGCTCGCGGACGTTCAGTGTGACCTTCCGCGGGCTCAACGGCGACGACCTGATCGACCGGCTACTGAGTTCGATTCCAGGCGGGTATTGGGGAACCCTCATTTTCCTGATGGGAGTCCTGTTTCTTCTCGGCTTTTTTATGGAATGGATCGAGATCTGCTATATTGTTCTGCCGCTGTTTCTGCCGTTCTTTTTGCACCAGCACACCAACATGGTGTGGTTGGCAACAGTGATCTGCGTCAACCTGCAGACCTCCTTCTTAACGCCTCCGTTCGGCTGGGCACTGTTCTTCATCAAAGGCGTCGCGCCGCCGGGGGTGACGACCGGCGACATCTATCGGGGCGTCATCCAGTTTATCGTGGTGCAGCTCATCGGTCTCGCGTTGGTGATAGCTTTCCCCCAAATTTCGCTGTGGCTGCCCACGGCGATCGGCTGGATCAAGTAG
- a CDS encoding rhodanese-like domain-containing protein, whose translation MGKVDEILKAAKERATEMNLPYAGALLPKEAYLLMTEAPNAKLVDVRSRAEWDWVGRVPGSVEIELLAYPGSQPNPNFLNQLKQQVKPDSLVMFICRSGQRSHNAAIVATQTGYESCFNVLEGFEGAKDSAQHRNTIGGWRVAGLPWVQN comes from the coding sequence ATGGGAAAAGTTGATGAGATACTCAAGGCGGCGAAAGAGCGCGCGACAGAAATGAATTTGCCCTACGCGGGCGCGCTCCTTCCGAAGGAAGCGTACCTGCTCATGACCGAAGCACCAAATGCCAAACTGGTTGACGTGCGCTCGCGCGCCGAATGGGATTGGGTCGGGCGCGTGCCTGGTAGCGTGGAGATCGAATTGCTCGCTTACCCCGGATCGCAACCCAACCCGAACTTTCTCAACCAGCTTAAACAACAGGTCAAGCCGGATTCGCTGGTGATGTTTATCTGCAGAAGCGGGCAACGCTCGCACAACGCCGCAATAGTGGCGACGCAGACCGGATACGAAAGTTGCTTTAACGTGCTCGAAGGTTTTGAAGGAGCCAAGGACAGCGCACAACACCGTAATACGATTGGCGGCTGGCGCGTGGCCGGATTGCCGTGGGTGCAAAATTAA
- the dctP gene encoding TRAP transporter substrate-binding protein DctP: protein MQSQRRKFLKGAAVSGAGAAIAGFPMIARAESSKTFSWRMTTAWPVGLPFYQSGPGSAESFAEKCDQMSDGRLKIKVFAAGELLPAFGGFDACSAGNVEMNHAASYYWSGKTFAAQYFTTVPFGMEYLGHYSWLYYGGGMDLWREVYKPFHLVPFPANCSGVQMTGWFRKPLHSLADLKGLKMREVGIAAKIYAQLGVAVSSLPGGEIFPALERGVIDAAEWVGPFLDKRLGLQNAAKYYYTTGWHEPSTTGEITVNEMAWNSLPKDLQAMIAQAAAATSIEGIMYLESQNMAALEDLRTNYGVMTAPLPDEIIKGLKTATFDTLASYVAKDPLVKKVHESYFGYKKVHDKWSAISETEYLTHVQPV, encoded by the coding sequence ATGCAAAGTCAGCGCAGAAAGTTTCTCAAAGGCGCCGCCGTTTCCGGCGCCGGCGCCGCGATCGCTGGTTTTCCGATGATCGCGCGAGCAGAATCAAGCAAGACATTCAGCTGGCGCATGACCACTGCGTGGCCCGTGGGTTTGCCGTTTTACCAGAGCGGCCCGGGAAGCGCCGAATCCTTTGCTGAAAAATGCGATCAGATGTCCGATGGGCGGCTGAAGATTAAAGTCTTCGCCGCAGGGGAACTACTCCCCGCGTTTGGCGGCTTCGATGCCTGCTCGGCGGGCAACGTGGAAATGAATCACGCCGCGTCCTACTACTGGTCGGGAAAGACCTTCGCAGCCCAGTACTTCACCACCGTTCCTTTCGGGATGGAATACCTGGGCCACTACTCCTGGCTTTATTACGGCGGCGGGATGGACCTGTGGCGCGAGGTCTACAAGCCCTTCCACCTGGTCCCCTTCCCGGCCAACTGCTCGGGCGTACAAATGACCGGCTGGTTCCGCAAGCCGCTGCACAGTCTCGCCGACCTCAAGGGGTTAAAGATGCGCGAGGTTGGGATCGCAGCGAAAATCTACGCGCAGCTCGGGGTGGCCGTCAGCTCGCTGCCGGGCGGCGAAATCTTTCCTGCGCTCGAGCGCGGCGTGATCGACGCCGCGGAGTGGGTCGGTCCGTTTCTCGACAAGCGGCTCGGCCTGCAAAACGCCGCCAAGTACTACTACACCACCGGCTGGCACGAGCCCTCGACTACCGGCGAGATCACGGTCAACGAAATGGCGTGGAACTCGCTGCCCAAGGATCTCCAGGCGATGATCGCGCAGGCCGCGGCGGCTACCAGCATCGAGGGCATCATGTACCTCGAGTCGCAAAACATGGCGGCGCTCGAGGACCTGAGGACCAACTACGGCGTGATGACCGCGCCGCTGCCGGATGAGATCATCAAGGGCCTCAAGACGGCAACCTTCGATACGCTGGCGAGCTACGTGGCTAAGGACCCCTTGGTCAAAAAAGTGCACGAGTCGTATTTCGGCTACAAGAAAGTCCACGACAAGTGGTCGGCCATCAGTGAGACAGAGTACCTGACGCACGTGCAGCCGGTCTGA
- the ntrC gene encoding nitrogen regulation protein NR(I), whose protein sequence is MRPVWIIDDDRSIRWVFEKALTREGIAFKTFAAAPEAMAAVPAAPPQVVVTDIRMPGRSGLELLQTLKERCPQVPVIIMTAYSDLENAVAAFRGGAFEYLAKPFDVDHAVELIRRAMHQSLRGEDKSESDTSAPEILGQAPSMQEVFRTIGRLSQSQATVLITGESGTGKELVARALHRHSPRGTQPFIAINTAAIPKDLLESELFGHERGAFTGAQSMRRGRFEQAEGGTLFLDEIGDMPPDLQTRLLRVLSEGQFYRVGGHQPINTNVRVIAATHQDLELKIKQGLFREDLFHRINVIRLRLPPLRERREDIPLLAKHFLQKTAKELGVETKHLSNAATKYLSSQEFPGNVRQLENLCHWLTVMAPGQDIEIRDLPPDLRAEAPAQATDWLNALQIEVERALGRGEQGIMSELTRQFEKALISRALAHTGGRRIEAASLLGLGRNTLTRKIQELGLEDRPEKAD, encoded by the coding sequence ATGAGACCTGTTTGGATTATCGATGACGACCGTTCCATCCGTTGGGTGTTTGAAAAGGCGCTGACACGCGAAGGCATCGCATTCAAAACTTTTGCCGCAGCGCCGGAGGCGATGGCCGCAGTACCGGCAGCTCCGCCCCAGGTGGTGGTGACCGACATCCGCATGCCAGGTCGGTCCGGCTTGGAGCTGTTGCAGACCCTCAAAGAGCGGTGTCCGCAGGTTCCGGTCATCATCATGACCGCTTATTCGGATCTGGAAAACGCGGTGGCGGCATTCCGGGGTGGCGCTTTTGAATACCTCGCCAAGCCTTTTGACGTGGACCACGCCGTGGAGCTGATACGGCGCGCGATGCACCAAAGTCTGCGCGGAGAGGATAAATCCGAATCTGACACGTCTGCGCCGGAAATCCTCGGGCAGGCGCCCTCCATGCAGGAGGTATTTCGCACCATCGGCAGGCTCAGCCAGTCGCAGGCCACGGTATTAATCACTGGCGAGTCAGGGACCGGCAAAGAACTCGTCGCCCGCGCGCTACATCGCCACAGTCCGCGCGGCACCCAGCCGTTTATCGCCATCAACACTGCAGCCATTCCCAAGGACTTGCTCGAGTCGGAACTCTTCGGGCATGAGCGAGGCGCTTTTACCGGGGCACAAAGCATGCGGCGCGGACGCTTTGAGCAGGCTGAAGGCGGCACGCTGTTTCTAGACGAAATCGGCGATATGCCGCCTGACTTGCAGACCCGTTTGCTGCGCGTGCTGTCGGAAGGCCAGTTCTATCGTGTTGGAGGCCACCAGCCGATAAACACCAATGTTCGCGTCATCGCCGCCACGCATCAGGATCTGGAACTAAAGATCAAACAGGGGTTGTTTCGCGAAGACCTGTTTCACCGCATTAACGTGATCAGGCTGCGCCTGCCGCCGTTGCGCGAGCGCCGCGAGGACATTCCTCTGTTGGCCAAACATTTTCTGCAGAAAACTGCAAAAGAGCTGGGAGTGGAAACGAAACACTTGTCAAATGCCGCCACTAAATATCTTTCTTCGCAGGAATTTCCGGGAAACGTGCGGCAACTGGAAAATCTGTGCCACTGGCTGACCGTGATGGCACCCGGCCAAGATATTGAAATCCGGGACCTGCCTCCAGATTTGCGCGCTGAGGCCCCGGCCCAAGCTACGGATTGGCTCAATGCGCTGCAGATCGAAGTCGAGCGGGCGCTTGGCCGCGGCGAGCAGGGAATCATGAGCGAGCTTACCCGCCAGTTTGAAAAAGCGTTGATTAGCAGGGCGCTCGCGCATACCGGCGGACGGCGCATCGAGGCGGCGAGCCTGCTCGGGCTGGGCCGCAATACCTTGACCCGCAAGATCCAGGAACTCGGGCTCGAAGACCGGCCTGAAAAGGCCGATTAA
- the glnL gene encoding nitrogen regulation protein NR(II) — MIPAAFQGLELLAAAVILLDHDLLMIYANPAAENLFELSTRSMTRRSLSDIFANAGTLTTAVNYALVNSCSYIEHDLRLAAIGRTELQLSCAVTPLETRDARVLLEFRQMDKQLKIAKEERMLDQQQANRELLLNLAHEIKNPLGGIRGAAQLLERELERPGLFEYTQVIIKEADRLQTLMDRLLAPHRLPQLAEVNIHEVLEQVKTLLLAEFPQGIEIERDYDSSLPTLTGDREDLTQATLNIMRNAAQALEGKGKITLRTRVVRQITLAKKRYRHALMVQISDNGPGVPEAIRERIFYPLVSGREGGSGMGLTIAQTFINQHRGIIDCESRPGRTCFTLLLPLAEDSPAHTEPG; from the coding sequence ATGATACCTGCTGCATTTCAAGGCCTTGAGTTACTTGCCGCTGCGGTGATTCTCCTCGACCACGATTTGCTCATGATATATGCCAATCCCGCGGCTGAGAATCTGTTCGAGCTGAGCACCAGGAGCATGACCCGCCGATCGTTGAGCGACATATTTGCCAATGCAGGCACTTTAACGACTGCGGTGAATTACGCGCTTGTGAATAGCTGCAGTTACATCGAACACGACCTGCGGCTCGCCGCAATCGGCCGCACCGAATTGCAATTAAGCTGCGCAGTAACTCCGCTGGAAACAAGGGATGCGCGCGTGCTGCTCGAATTCAGGCAAATGGACAAGCAGTTGAAAATTGCCAAGGAGGAGCGCATGTTGGATCAGCAACAGGCAAATCGCGAGCTGCTTCTCAACCTGGCACATGAGATTAAGAATCCGCTAGGCGGTATCCGCGGCGCGGCGCAATTGCTCGAACGTGAGCTTGAGCGGCCCGGACTGTTTGAATACACCCAGGTCATTATCAAGGAAGCCGATCGCCTGCAAACCCTCATGGACCGCCTGCTCGCACCACATCGCTTGCCGCAACTTGCCGAGGTTAATATTCATGAAGTCCTGGAACAGGTGAAAACGCTGCTGCTTGCCGAATTTCCGCAGGGTATTGAAATCGAGCGAGATTATGACAGCAGCCTGCCAACGCTCACCGGCGACCGAGAGGACCTGACTCAAGCCACATTGAATATCATGCGCAATGCTGCGCAGGCTCTCGAGGGCAAAGGCAAAATTACGCTGCGCACCCGTGTTGTGCGACAGATAACGCTGGCGAAGAAACGTTACCGCCACGCGCTAATGGTGCAGATCAGCGACAATGGCCCGGGCGTACCCGAGGCCATTCGCGAAAGGATTTTTTACCCGCTGGTATCTGGCAGGGAAGGCGGCAGCGGTATGGGTCTCACGATCGCTCAGACTTTCATTAACCAGCACCGTGGTATTATCGACTGCGAGAGCCGGCCGGGGCGCACCTGCTTCACCTTGCTCCTGCCGCTCGCTGAAGACAGTCCCGCGCATACGGAACCCGGCTGA
- a CDS encoding DUF4124 domain-containing protein — MRVVLAVVLMLGFVYAEADIYKKVDADGRVTYSNVPIKGGQKLNLEPLNTVPSGSGNTETPSNFPRVDAETQKSRDDTRREILENELSQEMAQLEEAKKALAEAESTRLGSERNYQKFLDRVQPFKDAVAEHQKNVDALKEELAGLK; from the coding sequence ATGAGAGTTGTACTGGCGGTGGTGCTGATGCTTGGGTTTGTGTATGCCGAGGCTGACATCTACAAGAAAGTGGATGCAGACGGCCGGGTCACCTATTCCAACGTTCCAATCAAAGGCGGGCAAAAGCTGAATCTTGAGCCGCTGAATACCGTGCCTTCGGGCAGTGGCAATACCGAGACTCCCAGCAACTTCCCCCGAGTTGACGCTGAGACACAAAAAAGCCGCGATGATACGCGCCGCGAGATTCTAGAAAATGAATTGTCCCAGGAAATGGCGCAGCTGGAGGAAGCCAAGAAAGCGCTCGCCGAAGCCGAATCGACCCGTCTGGGCAGCGAGCGCAACTACCAGAAATTTCTGGACCGTGTGCAACCATTTAAGGACGCGGTTGCCGAGCACCAGAAGAATGTCGATGCGCTAAAAGAGGAACTCGCGGGATTAAAATAG
- a CDS encoding TRAP transporter small permease subunit, whose protein sequence is MDGLLLRLSRVISALIDRIGRVVSWMVLGLVLLIAAEVLMRYGFDESSIAAQELEWWGLAIISLLGVSFTLKEGEHVRVDVLYQYYSENARLWFDFLVALLVMFPISLYLSYLSLQFVGQSYADHEVSQSPGGLPYVWVLKSFVPLGLLLLGLQSLALAMEKAAMILRKSRRANDGQ, encoded by the coding sequence ATGGATGGCCTTCTGTTGCGCCTGTCCCGCGTGATTAGCGCGTTGATCGACCGCATCGGGCGCGTTGTCTCGTGGATGGTGCTCGGCCTGGTGCTGCTGATCGCCGCCGAGGTTCTGATGCGCTACGGCTTCGACGAAAGCAGCATTGCAGCCCAGGAACTGGAATGGTGGGGCCTCGCCATTATTTCGCTGCTCGGAGTCTCCTTTACCCTAAAGGAGGGCGAGCACGTTCGGGTCGACGTCCTTTATCAGTACTACAGCGAGAACGCCCGACTGTGGTTCGACTTCCTGGTTGCGCTGTTAGTGATGTTTCCCATCTCCCTTTACCTGTCGTATCTGTCGCTGCAGTTCGTGGGACAGAGCTATGCCGACCATGAAGTTTCGCAGAGTCCCGGAGGGCTCCCGTACGTTTGGGTCCTGAAGTCCTTCGTTCCGCTAGGACTCCTGCTGCTGGGTCTCCAGAGTCTTGCCTTAGCCATGGAGAAGGCGGCGATGATCCTGCGCAAGAGCAGACGAGCCAACGATGGCCAATGA